One part of the Arabidopsis thaliana chromosome 1 sequence genome encodes these proteins:
- a CDS encoding MD-2-related lipid recognition domain-containing protein (MD-2-related lipid recognition domain-containing protein; FUNCTIONS IN: molecular_function unknown; INVOLVED IN: biological_process unknown; LOCATED IN: endomembrane system; CONTAINS InterPro DOMAIN/s: MD-2-related lipid-recognition (InterPro:IPR003172).), giving the protein MPSILNTATVRINFLSLKLLCIGYVDKITKVEISPDDPSTVITISGLTRRGLVYAGTVVVASGIGEFNIPFKYYDFCQLCKCPMLSGTNFVFTLSQILIPKAFASDKLAVTLSLISRDQTEGVCVYFDFPTSANSMLNQASE; this is encoded by the exons ATGCCGTCGATTTTAAATACTGCAACGGTACGTATCAATTTTTTAAGTCTTAAGTTACTTT GTATTGGATACGTCGATAAAATCACTAAAGTGGAGATTTCTCCCGATGATCCCTCAACTGTTATTACAATCTCCGGTCTTACAA GAAGAGGACTCGTCTATGCTGGAACTGTAGTCGTGGCCAGTGGAATTGGCGAATTTAATATCCCTTTTAAATACTACGACTTTTGTCAGTTGTGTAAATGCCCTATGCTAAGTGGCACCAACTTTGTTTTCACTCTTTCTCAAATTCTCATTCCAAAAGCTTTTGCG AGTGACAAGCTTGCTGTTACGTTGAGTTTAATATCTAGAGATCAAACAGAAGGAGTGTGCGTCTACTTCGATTTCCCTACTTCAGCTAACTCTATGCTTAATCAAGCTAGCgaatga
- a CDS encoding MD-2-related lipid recognition domain-containing protein (MD-2-related lipid recognition domain-containing protein; FUNCTIONS IN: molecular_function unknown; INVOLVED IN: biological_process unknown; LOCATED IN: endomembrane system; CONTAINS InterPro DOMAIN/s: MD-2-related lipid-recognition (InterPro:IPR003172); BEST Arabidopsis thaliana protein match is: MD-2-related lipid recognition domain-containing protein (TAIR:AT2G16005.1); Has 55 Blast hits to 55 proteins in 7 species: Archae - 0; Bacteria - 0; Metazoa - 0; Fungi - 0; Plants - 55; Viruses - 0; Other Eukaryotes - 0 (source: NCBI BLink).), which yields MAKSHYQPLFLLLASLLFLPALHAVDFKYCNGIGYVDKITKVEISPDDPSTVITISGLTRRGLVYAGTVVVASGIGEFNIPFKYYDFCQLCKCPMLSGTNFVFTLSQILIPKAFASDKLAVTLSLISRDQTEGVCVYFDFPTSANSMLNQASE from the exons ATGGCGAAATCTCACTACCagcctctgtttcttctccttgCATCACTCTTGTTCTTGCCTGCTTTGCATGCCGTCGATTTTAAATACTGCAACG GTATTGGATACGTCGATAAAATCACTAAAGTGGAGATTTCTCCCGATGATCCCTCAACTGTTATTACAATCTCCGGTCTTACAA GAAGAGGACTCGTCTATGCTGGAACTGTAGTCGTGGCCAGTGGAATTGGCGAATTTAATATCCCTTTTAAATACTACGACTTTTGTCAGTTGTGTAAATGCCCTATGCTAAGTGGCACCAACTTTGTTTTCACTCTTTCTCAAATTCTCATTCCAAAAGCTTTTGCG AGTGACAAGCTTGCTGTTACGTTGAGTTTAATATCTAGAGATCAAACAGAAGGAGTGTGCGTCTACTTCGATTTCCCTACTTCAGCTAACTCTATGCTTAATCAAGCTAGCgaatga